A stretch of Spirosoma oryzicola DNA encodes these proteins:
- a CDS encoding glycosyltransferase: MRILNICAYTWEAGGPPKIIFDHTQVALRYGHQVDILSPITAGEKPYPVPEGARLILCRRTPVISRYFREFSGELYQYIKKHSKEYDVIHCHGLWHFGTLAPFMIDHSVAKVITIHGVLDRWVYAHNNWKKQLMDTLAQKRFLRRADLIQINNTDEREDILRYLGTPHSNVVILPNGIKLSDFAQLPPKGRFRQKFGLPSSKKLVLFMSRLNVKKGLGLLLPAFKEYVRHHPDTVLAIAGGNDGYEATTRQFIEDNKLGDSIHLVGMLTGDDKKAALVDADLFTLPSYSEGFSMAVLEAMAAGTPALVSDRVGFGETIRQHEAAGLISDLTPEALQKELEKMLGDSQLRQQVARNATTLVQTQYDIDIVAKRLLDEYEKIVRAKKLKSSPVSELP; this comes from the coding sequence ATGCGAATCTTAAATATTTGTGCTTATACCTGGGAAGCCGGAGGCCCACCCAAAATCATCTTCGACCACACGCAGGTTGCTTTGCGCTATGGTCATCAGGTCGATATTCTCAGCCCCATTACTGCTGGCGAAAAACCGTATCCGGTTCCAGAGGGTGCTAGACTGATTTTATGCCGACGCACACCGGTGATCAGCCGTTACTTCAGAGAATTCTCGGGCGAGCTTTATCAGTATATCAAAAAGCACAGCAAAGAATACGACGTTATTCACTGTCACGGTCTCTGGCATTTTGGAACGCTGGCTCCGTTCATGATTGATCACAGTGTAGCAAAAGTGATCACGATTCATGGCGTGCTCGACCGCTGGGTATACGCGCACAACAATTGGAAAAAACAGTTGATGGACACGCTGGCTCAGAAACGATTTCTCCGCCGGGCGGATCTAATTCAAATAAACAACACAGACGAGCGAGAAGACATACTTCGCTATCTGGGTACTCCTCATTCCAATGTTGTTATCCTTCCGAATGGCATTAAGCTGAGTGATTTTGCGCAGTTACCGCCAAAAGGCAGGTTTCGACAGAAATTTGGCTTACCCTCGTCCAAAAAGCTGGTCTTATTCATGAGCCGGCTTAATGTAAAAAAAGGGCTTGGCCTGTTATTACCGGCATTCAAAGAATATGTCCGCCACCATCCAGATACTGTCCTGGCAATAGCCGGGGGTAACGATGGCTATGAAGCGACTACCCGGCAGTTTATAGAAGACAATAAGCTTGGTGATTCTATTCACCTTGTAGGTATGCTGACCGGTGACGACAAGAAGGCAGCCCTTGTAGACGCCGATCTATTCACGCTGCCTTCGTACTCGGAGGGCTTTTCTATGGCGGTGCTCGAGGCTATGGCGGCTGGCACCCCCGCTTTAGTGTCGGATCGAGTCGGTTTTGGTGAGACTATCCGTCAACATGAAGCCGCTGGCCTCATCAGTGATCTGACTCCTGAAGCGCTTCAGAAAGAGCTAGAAAAAATGCTTGGCGATTCTCAACTCCGCCAGCAGGTTGCCCGAAATGCTACTACACTGGTACAAACACAGTACGATATCGACATTGTTGCTAAGCGCCTGCTGGATGAATACGAAAAAATTGTACGCGCAAAAAAACTTAAATCGTCACCTGTTTCTGAACTACCTTAG
- a CDS encoding polysaccharide deacetylase family protein: MNILTFDIEEWFHILDNASTRTEAEWSRYETRIHANMDRIFQLLEDTNSRATFFCLGWVADKHPDVIRRIDAAGYEIATHSYAHQLAYEQTPAEFQADLERSIKHLQDITGKKVRSYRAPGFSIKAYNRWVFPILMEQGIEIDCSVFSARRAHGGDASLGMFEPGYLNINGTLLKEFPINTAAVMGQDLIFSGGGYFRLLPYRAIRGLMNRSPYVMTYFHPRDFDAEQPMIPGLSRSRQFKSYYGLKNCLPKLKQLLMEFPFVDLAEADRQVDWSKVVQKQVTI, translated from the coding sequence ATGAATATCCTGACATTTGATATTGAAGAGTGGTTTCATATTCTGGACAATGCGTCGACGCGAACTGAGGCTGAATGGAGCCGCTACGAAACGCGGATTCATGCCAATATGGACCGCATTTTTCAGCTTTTGGAAGACACAAACAGCCGAGCGACTTTCTTTTGCTTAGGGTGGGTAGCTGACAAGCATCCTGACGTTATCCGTCGCATTGATGCGGCAGGGTACGAAATTGCAACGCATTCGTACGCGCACCAGCTTGCTTACGAGCAGACCCCGGCTGAGTTTCAGGCTGATCTGGAACGATCCATTAAGCATTTGCAGGATATTACGGGTAAGAAAGTTCGGTCGTACCGAGCGCCCGGCTTCTCGATCAAAGCCTACAATCGCTGGGTTTTCCCGATTTTGATGGAGCAAGGTATCGAAATTGATTGTTCCGTCTTTTCGGCTCGGCGGGCGCACGGTGGCGACGCGTCTTTGGGCATGTTCGAGCCGGGCTACCTGAATATCAATGGCACGTTGCTAAAGGAGTTTCCGATCAATACGGCGGCAGTGATGGGTCAGGATTTGATCTTCTCAGGCGGGGGCTATTTCCGCTTGCTACCTTACCGGGCAATTAGGGGCTTGATGAACCGCTCGCCCTACGTAATGACGTATTTTCACCCCCGCGACTTCGACGCAGAACAACCCATGATTCCGGGTCTGAGCCGGTCGCGCCAGTTCAAATCGTACTACGGTCTGAAAAACTGCTTGCCCAAGCTCAAACAGCTTCTAATGGAGTTTCCTTTCGTTGATCTGGCGGAGGCTGATCGGCAGGTAGACTGGTCTAAGGTAGTTCAGAAACAGGTGACGATTTAA
- a CDS encoding methionyl-tRNA formyltransferase: MRLVILTQDDPFYLARNIDYLLKKLPPYAEVVATVVFDVSPFGKRESFGEKMKKTYDIFGLPFFVRYGFKYVLSKMDSRNNVRKVLADRNIPLITIEGAINKDENLEKIRAYKPDLLVSIAGNQIFKRKLLDVATYGCINLHTALLPKYRGLMPSFWVLKNGETHTGVSVFFVDEGIDSGPILVQKKLEIGGMSQAQLIDVTKKMGMDAILESIEKIHSGDYKLIENDAAQMTYFTFPTRDDVKAFLAAGKRFY; encoded by the coding sequence ATGCGCCTTGTGATTCTGACGCAGGACGATCCGTTCTACCTCGCCCGAAATATTGATTACCTGCTGAAAAAACTGCCTCCCTATGCTGAAGTTGTAGCTACCGTAGTTTTTGACGTATCGCCATTTGGTAAGCGGGAAAGCTTCGGGGAGAAGATGAAGAAAACCTACGATATTTTTGGGTTACCCTTCTTTGTCCGGTACGGATTTAAGTACGTGCTTTCTAAAATGGATAGCCGTAATAACGTCAGAAAGGTGCTGGCTGACCGGAACATACCTCTGATTACAATCGAAGGAGCGATTAACAAAGACGAAAATCTGGAGAAGATCCGGGCTTACAAACCTGATTTGTTAGTGTCAATTGCCGGTAATCAGATTTTCAAACGGAAGCTGTTAGATGTGGCGACGTACGGTTGCATCAATCTCCACACCGCTCTTTTACCGAAGTACCGGGGTTTAATGCCGTCGTTCTGGGTCTTGAAAAACGGTGAGACACATACAGGTGTATCTGTCTTCTTTGTTGACGAAGGTATTGACAGTGGGCCGATTCTCGTTCAGAAAAAATTGGAGATCGGGGGGATGAGTCAGGCTCAGTTGATCGATGTTACAAAGAAAATGGGCATGGACGCTATCCTGGAGTCCATTGAGAAGATCCACTCGGGCGATTATAAGCTAATCGAAAATGACGCTGCCCAAATGACCTATTTTACGTTCCCGACCCGCGATGACGTTAAAGCGTTTCTTGCCGCCGGAAAGCGTTTCTATTAA
- a CDS encoding sialate O-acetylesterase: MKLLHTSLILFLCYFTVTAQVRFDQIPRDLQLYPRNAAGQADVTVSGTVTNTGYQKIGMQVLREGQLIQAVSQTLVSSVANASFKLTSTIKAERAEYEFRVFMYKGIDSTLVADRKRIVCGDVYIIHGQSNALALSGLEEYYAFNFDDKYLRNASYVYGSTDIPNDMRWYGAKDPYGSVGGFGLTLQRLILEQYGIPTLVLNGAYGGTGILALSARNPANHADLSTFYGRLLFRAKWAGVDKNVKAIIWKQGEDEAGNEPAGYDEKFKTLYNQFHEDYGNARLYVGQINILADKVEGAAALRDFQRRTKYLFSNVESIATIGGRGYDGIHYDPLGHQQLAYEQFRQIARDFYGYKDTLQINSPDIKKVFYNARKDSITLVFDNDMQMVWKDTAYYNFATGQMIGSRALKDYFYLDGQAGLLSGGTTKGNQVVVSLRQPSSAKSIRYLPAYFSDALSPFYNGPTLKNSRGMRAFSFDGVPIADAISTITTLAAKPISEKAIQLSWTTPPTAQTLVLERSDSTRGGFKRLITFTTNSSVLPSSYTDGSLSNPFGTYYYRLRAYSNTSESAYSNEVVSKPLVLGVAEVEPPVRLYPNPLAADRTLHIEAKNMTITSVAVRDLMGRLVKDWRGKAYDELSIGLEEAAAGLYIAYLETADGQQLSHKIIVR, encoded by the coding sequence CAGCTAATACAAGCTGTTAGCCAGACGCTTGTGTCGTCAGTCGCTAATGCGTCGTTTAAGTTGACGAGCACAATTAAAGCGGAACGGGCCGAATATGAATTCCGGGTTTTTATGTACAAGGGGATTGACTCTACGTTAGTAGCGGATCGGAAGCGTATTGTCTGCGGAGACGTTTATATCATTCACGGCCAATCGAATGCCTTGGCGCTGTCGGGTCTTGAAGAATATTATGCCTTTAATTTTGATGATAAATACCTGCGTAATGCCAGTTACGTTTATGGATCTACGGACATTCCGAACGATATGCGGTGGTACGGGGCCAAAGACCCGTATGGGAGCGTAGGTGGGTTCGGATTGACACTCCAGCGGCTAATTCTAGAGCAGTATGGCATACCAACGCTGGTCCTGAACGGGGCTTACGGTGGAACGGGAATTCTAGCGCTTTCGGCGAGGAATCCGGCCAATCATGCCGATTTAAGCACATTCTACGGACGATTACTTTTTCGGGCGAAGTGGGCTGGCGTCGATAAAAATGTAAAAGCCATTATCTGGAAGCAGGGCGAAGACGAGGCTGGTAATGAACCTGCCGGTTATGACGAGAAATTTAAAACGCTCTACAATCAGTTTCACGAAGACTATGGAAATGCCCGGCTGTACGTTGGCCAAATCAACATTCTGGCCGATAAAGTGGAAGGGGCGGCTGCTCTGCGAGACTTCCAGCGACGAACGAAATATTTGTTTTCTAACGTAGAATCGATTGCGACAATCGGCGGACGCGGTTATGATGGAATCCATTATGATCCGCTCGGACATCAGCAACTGGCTTATGAGCAGTTCCGGCAGATAGCGCGGGACTTTTATGGCTACAAAGACACCTTGCAGATTAACTCGCCGGATATTAAAAAAGTGTTCTATAACGCTCGTAAAGACTCCATCACGCTTGTGTTCGATAACGACATGCAGATGGTCTGGAAAGATACAGCCTATTACAACTTCGCAACCGGGCAGATGATTGGAAGTCGGGCGCTGAAAGATTACTTTTATCTGGACGGACAGGCTGGACTTCTTTCGGGGGGAACCACTAAAGGAAACCAAGTAGTCGTAAGCCTTAGACAGCCGTCGTCGGCTAAATCAATTCGGTACCTTCCCGCTTATTTTTCGGATGCCTTGTCCCCTTTTTACAACGGACCAACGCTTAAAAATTCGCGAGGAATGCGGGCGTTTAGCTTCGATGGCGTACCCATTGCGGACGCCATCTCGACTATAACGACCCTGGCTGCAAAACCGATTTCTGAAAAAGCTATCCAACTAAGCTGGACAACACCCCCAACGGCTCAGACACTAGTTCTGGAACGAAGCGATAGCACACGAGGTGGATTTAAGCGACTTATCACCTTTACTACGAACTCATCTGTCTTGCCAAGTTCATATACAGACGGCAGTTTGTCAAATCCGTTCGGCACGTACTATTATCGGCTCCGCGCGTACAGCAATACTTCGGAGTCAGCATACAGTAACGAGGTTGTTTCGAAACCACTCGTCCTGGGTGTTGCAGAAGTGGAGCCTCCCGTACGACTCTATCCGAATCCATTGGCTGCTGACCGTACTTTGCACATCGAAGCGAAGAATATGACAATCACGTCGGTTGCTGTGCGGGATCTGATGGGGCGGCTGGTGAAAGACTGGCGCGGTAAGGCTTATGATGAGTTGTCAATTGGTTTGGAAGAAGCCGCTGCGGGTCTTTACATCGCCTATCTGGAAACGGCAGATGGACAACAGCTTAGCCACAAGATTATCGTTCGTTAA